The DNA sequence TCAGAAGTCACTGTACTACTCTCAATATCTCTAATACCTCTTGAATTTACACATAAATGTTTAGCATCAATGATACAAGCTACATCTTTAGTGTTTAGCACCTCTTGTAGTTCTCTAACAATTTGAATAGTTAGTCGTTCTTGAACTTGTGGTCTTTTAGCAAAATAATCAACAATACGATTCATTTTAGATAAACCAACAACGGTTCCGTTAGAAATATAAGCAATGTGTGCCCTTCCTACAATTGGCAATAAATGGTGTTCGCAAGTAGAATAAACGGTTATATTTTTTTCAACTAACATTTCGCCATATTTATACTTGTTGTCGAAAGTAGAAGATTTTGGTTTTTTATTTGGATCTAAGCCACTAAAAATTTCTTTTACAAACATTTTAGCCACTCTATTTGGAGTACCACTAAGACTATCATCACTCAAATCTAAGCCTAATGTTTCCATAATGTGGCGCACATCATCCTTTATAATGTCCATTTTTTCTTCAGTGGTAAGCTTAAAAGCATCTTGGCGCATAGGCGTATTTTCAGAAGTACCAATATGGTCATCGCCTAATGATTCAATTTTTTCTAAATTATTATCCATTTTTCTTTTTTAAAAAAAGTCGTGTTTTTGGTCTGCAAAGATAAGCAAAACACATTTGTTATGTTTTGTATTAGTAAACATTTAATACAAGTGTTAGTCTGAAATTTGTTAGTTTAATTACAAAGTGAATAAAAAAGCCTGAATATTTTAATATCCAGGCTTAAGTTTTTTTAAAATTTCAGTTTAAATGTTGAAACTTAGTGATAATATAACATTAGAATTTTTTCTATCTATATCAACGGTTTCTAATAACCCAACGCTGTATAATGGCGTTTCATAGGTGCGTTTAGACTGGTCGTATGTAAGATCTAATTTGGTGTTTCCAAAGTTATAACCAATACCCAAAGAATAGCCATTTAAATTGCCAACTGTTATACCGTCTTTGTATGGACTTTCTTCAAAACGGTAACCACCTCTAAAACTAAATTGTTGAAGTTTGTATTCCCCACCTAATCTATAGGTTGAAGCTGCATCTAGTTTGTCTGAAATATTTGCATTTTCAACTTGAAAATCAGGATCGTTTGTTGGTTTAAATTGGGTTGCGCTATAATCTTTACGTGAATAATCGAAACTCAATAAACCTTGGGTTCCAAACACATAAGCCAAGCTTCCTGTGAATTTTCCAGGGGTTTGGAGTTTGTATTGAGGGTAAACATTAGTTGTTTGTGGATTTATTGGATTGTAATTACCATCAATAAGCGCATTGGTGTCTAAATACTGAGAAGTCTCTTCTTCAATAGTATACCATATTGGAGAGTCGTAAGTTAATCCAATTCTAAATTCGTTTGTTACTTTGATGATGCCTCCTAATTGAAAAGAAAACCCAGAACCCGTAGTTGATAAATTGTTTTCAAATTCTATGAAGTTTATAGCTTCTCCATTTGCATTTGTTTCAACTAAAAGTGTGGATTTATTATAGTTTAAAAAATGAGAATTTAAGTTTAGCCCCAAGTATAAGTTATCATTATATTGAGCTGCTAAATTGAAGGCAATTTTTCCATTGTAACCAGTAGAAGCATAGGTGTAATCATGAGTAAAATTCCCAGTTCCCACATTAGCATAATAAGATGTGTTATTGTCGTCATTATCATCATCAGCGTCTAAAATAAAAGATTGGTAACCTAAAAAAGCTTGTTGATGTGTATTTCCAAAAACAGAGCCTATATCAGCATAGGCTTGATTTTTGGTTTCATTAGTTAATAAAGAAATGTCTCCTAACCTTACTGGTATACTTGGATTATTAGCATAATCATAAAAATAACTAGCTATTGAGTTACTAAAGTTTCCATCATCATTAGTATTAGTTCCTGCTGCATACCACGTATCTTCAAAATTATTAGTTTTATCATAGGCAATTCCAAAAGAGAATTTTTTCCATAGTGATTTATTACTGGCAAAAACAAAGGCAGCACCACCTTGACTAATATCAAAGTTAGACGCAGAAGAATTTCCCATGCCATTAAAATACCTTGTATCATTTCGGGTATTAGAATTAGACGCTGAAAAAGAAGCATGGCTTTGATTAAATATAGCAGAACTTGCTGGGTTTGCACTCACGGCACTCATGTCGCCACCTAAGGCTCCAAAAGCACCACTTAAGGCTCTGTATCGAGCAGTCCCTTGTATTTCGTTTTGAGAATACCTTAGGGCATC is a window from the Pseudalgibacter alginicilyticus genome containing:
- the folE gene encoding GTP cyclohydrolase I FolE — translated: MDNNLEKIESLGDDHIGTSENTPMRQDAFKLTTEEKMDIIKDDVRHIMETLGLDLSDDSLSGTPNRVAKMFVKEIFSGLDPNKKPKSSTFDNKYKYGEMLVEKNITVYSTCEHHLLPIVGRAHIAYISNGTVVGLSKMNRIVDYFAKRPQVQERLTIQIVRELQEVLNTKDVACIIDAKHLCVNSRGIRDIESSTVTSEFGGKFKDMATRREFLDYIKLETKF
- a CDS encoding OmpP1/FadL family transporter, giving the protein MKKLNLLFISILSVSFLNAQNITDALRYSQNEIQGTARYRALSGAFGALGGDMSAVSANPASSAIFNQSHASFSASNSNTRNDTRYFNGMGNSSASNFDISQGGAAFVFASNKSLWKKFSFGIAYDKTNNFEDTWYAAGTNTNDDGNFSNSIASYFYDYANNPSIPVRLGDISLLTNETKNQAYADIGSVFGNTHQQAFLGYQSFILDADDDNDDNNTSYYANVGTGNFTHDYTYASTGYNGKIAFNLAAQYNDNLYLGLNLNSHFLNYNKSTLLVETNANGEAINFIEFENNLSTTGSGFSFQLGGIIKVTNEFRIGLTYDSPIWYTIEEETSQYLDTNALIDGNYNPINPQTTNVYPQYKLQTPGKFTGSLAYVFGTQGLLSFDYSRKDYSATQFKPTNDPDFQVENANISDKLDAASTYRLGGEYKLQQFSFRGGYRFEESPYKDGITVGNLNGYSLGIGYNFGNTKLDLTYDQSKRTYETPLYSVGLLETVDIDRKNSNVILSLSFNI